The following coding sequences are from one Bacillota bacterium window:
- a CDS encoding thioredoxin domain-containing protein, which produces KDMLKYFWDDTDGGFYLYGNDAEKLIARPKEIYDGATPSGNSVAAVNLIRLSRLTGNPEFEEKSRRQLSAFGGSVANSPPGHAHFLMAAWLDQTAPTDIVIVGNPKADDTLKLLSVINNKFTPEAGVTLKPLEPKEEDPAQTALVAQNKQNMDGKATAYVCKAYSCQQPINDPQELEKML; this is translated from the coding sequence CCAAGGACATGCTGAAATATTTCTGGGATGATACAGACGGGGGTTTTTATCTGTACGGTAACGATGCCGAAAAACTTATTGCCCGACCAAAAGAAATTTATGACGGGGCAACGCCATCCGGTAATTCCGTTGCAGCGGTAAACCTCATAAGACTGAGCCGGCTGACAGGTAACCCGGAGTTTGAAGAAAAGAGCCGGCGACAGCTAAGTGCATTCGGAGGGAGTGTGGCAAACTCACCCCCGGGACATGCTCATTTCTTAATGGCTGCATGGTTAGACCAAACAGCGCCCACAGATATTGTGATTGTCGGCAACCCGAAGGCAGACGATACATTAAAGCTACTCTCTGTAATCAATAACAAGTTTACACCGGAAGCCGGGGTTACTCTTAAACCCCTAGAACCAAAAGAAGAGGACCCGGCTCAGACTGCCCTCGTTGCCCAGAACAAACAGAATATGGACGGAAAAGCCACAGCCTATGTCTGCAAAGCCTACTCCTGTCAGCAGCCAATCAATGATCCGCAAGAACTAGAAAAA